The genomic region ACGTTACGCAACCAGTAATCAGTCAAAGAGAATGTTATACAATCGTTGGCAAAATCCGGGCGACTCTGGAGACAAAGCTATTTTACAACGACTTGACATCCCTCGCGTATTCACTTCAAAAGATATACAAGATGCCTCATTCTTGCGCCTAAGAAATGTAAGAGTAGGTTACACATTTGACGCAGATGCACTCAAAAGCCTGAAAGTGATTAAAGGGATATCCTTATTTGTGCAGGGGCAAAACTTATTTACCTGGACGAAATGGCGAGGGTTAGATCCAGAAAACAATCAAGTATATGGACGTTTCCAGTATCCAAATTCCAAGACCTTCACTGGCGGTTTAAATGTTAATTTTTAAGGTATTTCATCATGCATAAAAACAAAAATATATCCATCGTTCTTTTGTTCGCTATTGTGAGCAGTATATTCGGATCTTGCACAAAACTAGAACTGAAACCAACCGATTCTATCGACCCAACAAAAGCGTTTCGCAATGCGGCAGACGTAAATATGGGGGTTATTGGTGTATATGCACTTCTAGAAAATAACATGGGGCAATTGAGTTCGACCGTTTCTGACGAAAATATGTATCCCATCGAAAACACTGTTGGAAATTCAGACGCGTTTCGCTGGTTTTATACCGGTGCCAATGGTTCCGTAACATCCTTCTACAATTCGGCTTACAAAGCTATTGACGGCATCAATCGTGTGCTGGCAGCGATAGAGCGCATTAGTGCCGGCAGCGACGATGCACAACTACCAAAATACAAAGGCGAACTTCTTGCACTGCGTGCCTATCTACACTTTGAGCTGTTGAGAGCCTATGCTTCAGGCTATGAAAATGACCAGCTGGGGATTCCCTATATGACGGTTTCAGAAATTAGCTATCCTTCACGCCCGAAATTCCAAGAAGTAATCGCCAATGTGAAGGCAGACCTAACAAATGCCAAGACCTTAATCGAGCCGAGTTTGAAAGATATGACGCGAATGACCAGAACCGCAGTTTCTGCCTTGCAAGCCCGCGTTGCACTTTATGAAAAAAACTGGCCAGAAGCAATTACTTTTTCGACTGAAGTGATTGATGCCCTTCCGCTAGCGACAACGACGGAATTCGCAGATATATGGCTCGACAAGTCGAATAAAGAGGTTGTCTGGAAGTTGAAAAGAGTAGGAACTACCAACTCTAGAATTGGCGATTTCTATTATCGTGAAAGCGGAGATTATGTCTTATATGCGCCTGCTTTTAAGCTAATCAACATGTTTGACAGAACCAATGATGTGCGTTTTGCGTCCTATATCAAATATGCCCCGGAGAGGACAGGAAACAAGTCTAAATACCTAGTCAATAAGTTTATCGGTGGGACCGCGGCAACACCGCGCCTAGTCGACATTAAGCTGTTCCGAACTGCCGAAATGTATTTGATCCGCGCCGAGGCAAAAACGGAAAGTCAAGGAAATGGAAATGATGACCTAAATGTGTTAAGAAAAGCGAGAATTAAAGGCTACAGCAATGTCAACATTAGTAATAAAGCACAATTGCTACAGGAAATTGAAGATGAAAGATTTAAAGAGTTAGCATTCGAAGGACACCGATTCTTCGATTTGAAGCGCAGGAAAAAGAACATTGAGCGGCCAAACGAGGACATCGTAAATGCTTCAGGTGCTAAAACATTAACTCCAAGCCAAGCGCAGTACAATCTTCCGTTGCCGAATTTGGAGATTCAGGTAAATAAAAACATTGTTCAAAATCCAAACTATTAAAAGATGATTAGAAAAAATATCCTATGGATCATTCTTTCGCTCCTGACAAGCCTCCCTGTCTTTGCCGACGGGGGAGCTCCGAAAGGAAAACTATTTATAATCGGTGGTGGTGAACGCGGGGAAGAATTGATTAAAGCGATGATTTCCGAGTCCAACTTAACCCCGGATGATTATATCATGGTCCTTCCTATGTCGAGCGAGCTACCCGTCGAATCAACTGAAGCAATAGCGAAACAATTTCAAGCTTCCGGCGCAAAGCATATCAGCAGCATCAACTTCGATAGAGCGATGACTGCCAATCTGAGGCTTGTTGACTCTGTACGGCGCGCGAAGCTGATTTTTATAACAGGTGGAGATCAGAACAGGTTTATGTCCATTGTGAAGGACAGTGAACTTTATACCGCCTTGCACCAGGCTTATCAGCAGGGTTCGTTAATTGCAGGGACAAGTGCTGGCGCCGCCATCATGAGTGAAAAAATGATTACTGGAAAACCTGCGCATTCGAACAATGACCGCAACCCTTTTGGCCAACTAAAGCATGACATCGTAGAGATATCTGAAGGCATGGGTTTCTTAAAAAATGCAATTGTCGATCAGCATTTTATTGCCAGAAGTCGGTACACGCGACTATTTTCTACCCTAGCGAGCTATCCAAAACTTGCCGCAATAGGTATCGATGAGGGAACAGCTCTATTAGTTTACAAGAATAAAGCAACCGTTATCGGCAAGGCACAGGTTTTAGTTGTTAAAAATCCTAGAAAACTAAATGTCAGCAAAACCGGATATATTTCTTGGGATAAAGTTGACTTTGGATTGTATATCGATAGACAACAGTTCAAGCTGAATTAAGTCACTTCCCTTTCAAAGCCCTTTCAAACCCAATGTAAAACCCAATCAAACCCGTTCTGGAAGGGCTTTGATTGGGCTTTGTATTGGGTGTAATTGGAAGCTATCTAGAACTAAGCTTTAACGATGGAGCTTTATTCCTCGCAAACCGGCTTTCATGTTTGTTAAGAAAAATTAGGAGTGCAGGCTAGACATGGACATTAAACAACAAGAAAATGCCTCCAACTAATCAGCAAGTACCGATTATTTGAAGGCATGAGTATGGAGTTTAAAAGCCTTGCGCTTCTATTTCCTTATATAATTCCGTGCAAAGAGCCGCCTTTGGCGCCTAACTGATCGACGCGGCGTTCAACCGCAGGATCTTTGATCAGATCGGGTGCATGATGCGGTTTTGCTCTGGCGTCGATGATTACCGGGCCGCGGCATCCCCAATGTTTGTATTCGGTAAAGCTATCGATACCATAGATATCGTGAGAAGGATTGCTTCTTGTGAATGTTGTCCAAACAAAGTTATTGACATTTTCGGCAACAAAGCCCGCATCATCGGCAAGGACAATACATTGAATACCGGTCCAGTCGGCTGTTTTCGCAGCATTAGTCCATTCCTCTAATACTTTTGCCTCTTCCGCATAGGTACTAAATGCCTTTCCATCCACGACAACCATACCCGGTAATGCAAGTTTAGCATGTTGGAAAGGGCGCGGAAGATCAAAACCTGCAGGCAAGGAACGAGCAAGTTCACGTTTCTTATCCCCTACCGCAGCGAAGGTCACTTTCGATCCTGCATTTAAACCATCGCCTGTATAGTCCAACGTGTCAATGGTGGTATTGGTCAGGAAGTGTAGATCGCGTGTTAAATCGATGCGTTCAAAAATATGGGTAAAAAATCCTTCAATATCGTGGATATCGAGTTTTGGGTTATCCTCAAAAGCGGAGATGAACAAGAACTTCGCTAAGCTCAGTTGGTTTGTTCCTAAAATTTGGTTAGCAATTGTAAGCAGCTCCTGCGGTCTTTCGACCTTTTGATATGGGGTGTAGCGTTCGCTTCCTATCGCAAAAAGCAGCGGGTGAACACCAGCAGGGTCGACCGCATGAACGGCATGCAAGCCAGCAATCTGCTGCGGGATAGCATTTCCTGTTATTTCGTGGATCAGCGCGCCAAAGCTGGTATCCTCCTGTGGCGGACGGCCCACGACCGTAAACGACCAAATTGGATCTTTTTTATGGTAGACCTTATGCACCTTCATTAACGGGAAGTCATGCACTAAGGAATAATAACCGATATGATCACCGAAAGGTCCTTCGGGTTTATTTTCGTTGGGATATACCGTCCCTGTTATAACAAAGTCGGCATCTGCAGAGATACAAAATCCCTCGTCATCATAAAAATAGCGGAAGCGACGGTTTCCTAGCGTTCCGGCAAATATCATCTCCGATAATCCCTCCGGCAAGGGCATCACCGCAGACAGTGGATGCGAAGGAGGTCCTCCGACGAATATACTGACTTTCAATGGCTTTCCTAACTGATTAGCCTTGGTTTGATGCACACCGATTCCACGATGCAATTGATAGTGCAGACCAATTTCTTCGTTTTGTATATAATCGTTTCCTGCCAACTGAATTCTATACATTCCCAAATTGGCATTCATAATACCTGGTTTCGTGATGTCTTCGGTATAAACCTGCGGCATGGTCACGAAAGGACCACCATCCATTGGCCAGTTTACAATTTGTGGAAGTTCCGCAATGCTCGTGCGGCCGTAAAGGATTGGTGCGTTGGATTTTTTCTTCCAGGGAAGTGCCCCTAGAGCGACCATAGAAGATCCCGCATATCGAAAAGGATTTTTCAGTACCGACATCGGGTTCATTTTGACATCCACCAATCGTTTGACATGGTCTAAGGAGTCCCTGAACATAAATTTCGATCGCTCCAACGTTCCAAATAAATTCGACACTGCCGGAAACTTGGACCCTTTGATGTTTTCGAAATAGATTGCAGGTCCCTGCGCATCATAAACACGCATATGAATAGCGGCCATTTCGAGGTAGGGGTCTACCTCTTCTTTTATTCTGATTAAATGTCCGTTGTTTTCAAGATCAATTACACATTCGTGTAAGCTTTTATAGCCCATATCAATAAAATAGCTTAACTACAAATGTAACGCAAATCAGCTTATAATGGAAATTTAGAACGGCGTTAACCGCCACTAATTACCTGGTCGAGGGGGGTAAAGGAAAAAAGAATAATCTGTTTCCAATGCGAATTATCAATCGGATATTCCCTTTCCATCAATCGTTTAAATTCGATGAGGTCTTCCGAGTTAATATGATAAAACTTCTTGTAGAGGATACTCATAATCGAATGCGGGAGTTTGATGCTCTTTACGGGCGAATTGGGGAATAAATTCTTCCGATATAGTCGAAACATCTCTTGTATGGTCAGCGTATTGGGTCCGCCAATTTCTATAACTTGATTGATAAAGTTTTTATGCCAATCGACATTATAAATCCAGCGTAATAAATCGAGTGCCGAAATGGGGCTGAATTTCAATTTCGCAAGGGCAGAATCGTATGGTAAATATTTGCTATGAAGCACTTGGCGCATATAGCGATCGAGCACACTTCCTTTGCCAATTGCAAGATTTTTGAGCACGATGGTATAATCGATACCACAGGATTCCAGTACCGAACTGATTGCATGAATAAAAGGCTTATCCATCAAGCGCGCAATGTAGAGAATTCTCTTGCATCCGTTGCGCCGCGCTAATTCAATGAAATTCCTGAGCGTTACGATTTCTAAATTTAAATTGACCACTTCCCCTAGATCAGGAACGTGGGTGATATAAATGGCTAAATCGGCATCTTTCTCCAATCTGAATTCATCGAACTCTTTTCCTCTCCTTAAAAGATCTACTTTATTTAAGGTTCCAGTAGGCTCTTCCGTAGATCGGGCGCGGAATAAGTCTACATCGCGCACTAAGCCATGTACTTGAAAATCCTCCTTATTTAAATTACTCATGGCTCTTTTTCCTAAATAGGAATTTAGCCCGGATATGATTACTTCCATCGATCTTCCTTCAAAATCCACAATTACGTTTCCATCTTGTTTCCATTAACAGCCAAGCGAAGACGAATGTTTATTCTTTTTGATAATTTTACAAATGAAAACAATTTCTCGAAAAACTTTCAACTTTCCCGTCGAAAACCGAAAGGAATGAAAGTTATGGAGAGCTAGCGAAAAGAATCGCGTTCGGAAAAAGCATTGTCTACAGCGTGTAAAAATACGGCCTGTACCAAGCGTGGATGGGTTTGATACCTTATATTTGTTTCAAAGCACTATTTGGGGAATAAATTTAAAATGGGTAAGAAAGTTGTATTAGTTTGGTTCAGGAATGATTTACGTTTGCATGATAACGAAGTTTTAGTGGAGGCGATAAATAAATCCGACCTAATTATCCCTGTTTATTGCTTTGATCCACGCTATTTTAAAACCAACAAGTACGAGCAAAAGAATACCGGCATCTTGCGTGCATCCTTCCTCTTAGAATCGGTTTCCTATTTAAAAGAAAAATTGCAAGGGATGCAGAGCGACTTAATGACGTTTGTTGGATATCCCGAAGAGATTCTCCCGCAGCTGTGCGCGAAGTATGAAGTCGATGAGGTTTATCATCACCGCGAAGTTGCCTATCGAGAGACAATGGTCTCGGAGCTTGTGGAAGCGGCACTCTGGGACAATAAAATAAATCTTAAACACTTTATTGGTCACACGCTATACCACAAAGAAGACCTCCCCTTTCCGATCAAAGACATTCCCAACAAATTCAATATTTTCAGAAAAAAAATCGAACGTGAAAGCATGGTGCGCAAGCCTTTACCTGCGCCTTCAGCCATTGCCAGTCCGCAACATTTGGAAGCGACCGAATTGCCTAGTTTGTCGAGCTTAGGTTTTACAGCGGAAGAAATCCAGGCTTTGGAAGGTCGGTCCTTTGAAGGCGGAGAGGAAAAAGCAATTGAGAAACTGGCACAGCTTCTGGATCCCAACTTCACTGATTGTAGAAACTTTACTTATATCTCCCCTTATATTTCGGTTGGTGCTTTATCGCCGATGTTTGTGTATGATGAGATGATTCGATCGAATCTCAGCCAGAATAAGAAACGCTATGAGCGCCTACTCACTGCACTATTGTGGAGAGATTATTTCCGCTTTATGTTGAAGAAGTATCCGAATATCTACTTTAAGCCAAATGGATTCCAAGAAGATAAAAATTTTTCGAAAGAACTGGATTCGGACGCTATCCGCAAATGGATGAACGGTACGACGGGCGAAGAGTTGATCGACGACACGATGGCTCAACTATTACAGAGCGGAAATCTGACCTATTTAAATCGTCGTCTATTAGCGAGTTACTACATACAAGAGATCAGCAACAATTGGTTGTTAGGTGCTTCATTTTTTGAAGAGCATCTGCTTGACTATAATCCGGCTTCAAACTATGGGTATTGGTCGCATGTTGCCGGTGTCGGAACGAGCGACAAAGAGAACGGGGCGAGCAGCTGGCAGGAGCTTGCAAAAAAACTAGAAACACAGAAAGCATAATTATAAATTTACATACTAAAATCTTGTCTTATTTACAACTAAACATAGGTTATTTATTTAAAGTCGACAATTAATTTTAAATAATTAATAATTGTCGAAAATCCCGTTAAAACATTGTATTTTATCGGTATTAAATGAGGAAAACTCTATTATTATTTATAAATTTGGCAAAATTTTATCTTACCTATCCACATGGACAAATTGACATATTTGAGTAATGCCGATTCGAGTTATATCGATGGATTATATCAAGCGTACAAAGCCGATCCAAACGCAGTAGACTTTGGCTGGCAAAAGTTTTTTGAAGGATTTGAATTTGGACAAGGTTCTGAAGGCGTTTCAGGTTCTGTAGATGTTGAAAATGTATCAGAACACGCTTTGAAAGAAATCGATGTTCTTAATATGATTCACGGGTATAGAGACCGTGGTCACCTTTTCACACACACAAACCCAGTTCGCGAGCGTCGCAAATACTACCCTGGCAAAGAGTTAGAAACTTTCGGATTATCAGAAGCTGACATGGACACTGTCTTCAACGCAGGTGTTGAGGTTGGTTTAGGTCCGGCGAAATTGCGCGACATTCGCCAATTGATTGAAGATACTTATTGCCGTTCAATTGGGGCGGAGTTCAAATACATTCGTAACCCAGAGAAGATTAAATGGCTTCAAGACCGTATGGAGGCTGATCGCAACAAGCCGAACTACGATAAGGAAACGAAAGAACGTATATTAAAGAAATTGAATAGAGCAGTCGTTTTTGAAAACTTCCTAGGAACAAAATTCTTAGGTCAAAAGCGTTTCTCTTTAGAAGGTGCGGAAGCCTTGATTCCTGCGCTTGACTCGGTATTGGAAAAAGGTGGAAACCTAGGTATACAAGAGTTCATGATCGGTATGGCTCACCGTGGTCGTTTGAACGTATTGGCAAACATCATGGGCAAACCTTATAAAACTATCCTTTCGGAATTTGAAGGTAAGATGTATGCGGAGGAAGACCCTGAATTGCAATTTGGTGGAGACGTAAAATACCACCTAGGTTATTCTTCGGATATCACAACAGACTCAGGTAAACAAATTCACCTGTCATTGGCGCCAAACCCATCACATTTGGAAACTGTAGATCCAATTGTTGAGGGTATTGTTCGTTCTAAAATCGACATGAAATATGATGGGGACGCGTCGAAGATCGCACCAATCCTAATTCATGGGGATGCGGCTATTGCTGGGCAAGGCGTTGTTTACGAAGTTACTCAAATGTCTAAGCTTGAAGGTTACCGCACTGGTGGTACGATTCATATCGTTATCAACAACCAGGTAGGTTTCACGACAAACTATAAAGATGCACGCTCTGGAACATACTGTACAGACGTTGCGAAGATTACTTCTTCACCAGTATTCCATGTGAATGGTGATGATGCTGAAGCGGTAGTTTATGCGATAAATTTAGCGGTAGAATACCGTCAGAAATACAAGACTGATGTTTTCATCGACTTATTGTGCTATAGACGTTATGGCCACAATGAGGCTGATGAGCCTAAGTTCACTCAGCCGTTGTTGTACAAAGCGATCGAGAAGCATGCTAATCCGAAAGAAGTTTATGCGAAAAAACTTCAGGAAGAAGGTACGATTGACGCTGCATATGCAAAGGCGGTAGAGAAAGAATTTAAAGATTATTTACAATCGCAATTAGACGAATCGAAGCAAACGGACAGCTTAGAGGATGAGGTTCCGATGTTTGGTGGAGCGTGGAAAGGTCTTCGTCAAGCTAAG from Sphingobacterium sp. BN32 harbors:
- a CDS encoding RagB/SusD family nutrient uptake outer membrane protein, with protein sequence MHKNKNISIVLLFAIVSSIFGSCTKLELKPTDSIDPTKAFRNAADVNMGVIGVYALLENNMGQLSSTVSDENMYPIENTVGNSDAFRWFYTGANGSVTSFYNSAYKAIDGINRVLAAIERISAGSDDAQLPKYKGELLALRAYLHFELLRAYASGYENDQLGIPYMTVSEISYPSRPKFQEVIANVKADLTNAKTLIEPSLKDMTRMTRTAVSALQARVALYEKNWPEAITFSTEVIDALPLATTTEFADIWLDKSNKEVVWKLKRVGTTNSRIGDFYYRESGDYVLYAPAFKLINMFDRTNDVRFASYIKYAPERTGNKSKYLVNKFIGGTAATPRLVDIKLFRTAEMYLIRAEAKTESQGNGNDDLNVLRKARIKGYSNVNISNKAQLLQEIEDERFKELAFEGHRFFDLKRRKKNIERPNEDIVNASGAKTLTPSQAQYNLPLPNLEIQVNKNIVQNPNY
- a CDS encoding cyanophycinase, with protein sequence MIRKNILWIILSLLTSLPVFADGGAPKGKLFIIGGGERGEELIKAMISESNLTPDDYIMVLPMSSELPVESTEAIAKQFQASGAKHISSINFDRAMTANLRLVDSVRRAKLIFITGGDQNRFMSIVKDSELYTALHQAYQQGSLIAGTSAGAAIMSEKMITGKPAHSNNDRNPFGQLKHDIVEISEGMGFLKNAIVDQHFIARSRYTRLFSTLASYPKLAAIGIDEGTALLVYKNKATVIGKAQVLVVKNPRKLNVSKTGYISWDKVDFGLYIDRQQFKLN
- a CDS encoding UbiD family decarboxylase, which gives rise to MGYKSLHECVIDLENNGHLIRIKEEVDPYLEMAAIHMRVYDAQGPAIYFENIKGSKFPAVSNLFGTLERSKFMFRDSLDHVKRLVDVKMNPMSVLKNPFRYAGSSMVALGALPWKKKSNAPILYGRTSIAELPQIVNWPMDGGPFVTMPQVYTEDITKPGIMNANLGMYRIQLAGNDYIQNEEIGLHYQLHRGIGVHQTKANQLGKPLKVSIFVGGPPSHPLSAVMPLPEGLSEMIFAGTLGNRRFRYFYDDEGFCISADADFVITGTVYPNENKPEGPFGDHIGYYSLVHDFPLMKVHKVYHKKDPIWSFTVVGRPPQEDTSFGALIHEITGNAIPQQIAGLHAVHAVDPAGVHPLLFAIGSERYTPYQKVERPQELLTIANQILGTNQLSLAKFLFISAFEDNPKLDIHDIEGFFTHIFERIDLTRDLHFLTNTTIDTLDYTGDGLNAGSKVTFAAVGDKKRELARSLPAGFDLPRPFQHAKLALPGMVVVDGKAFSTYAEEAKVLEEWTNAAKTADWTGIQCIVLADDAGFVAENVNNFVWTTFTRSNPSHDIYGIDSFTEYKHWGCRGPVIIDARAKPHHAPDLIKDPAVERRVDQLGAKGGSLHGII
- a CDS encoding SDR family oxidoreductase; protein product: MEVIISGLNSYLGKRAMSNLNKEDFQVHGLVRDVDLFRARSTEEPTGTLNKVDLLRRGKEFDEFRLEKDADLAIYITHVPDLGEVVNLNLEIVTLRNFIELARRNGCKRILYIARLMDKPFIHAISSVLESCGIDYTIVLKNLAIGKGSVLDRYMRQVLHSKYLPYDSALAKLKFSPISALDLLRWIYNVDWHKNFINQVIEIGGPNTLTIQEMFRLYRKNLFPNSPVKSIKLPHSIMSILYKKFYHINSEDLIEFKRLMEREYPIDNSHWKQIILFSFTPLDQVISGG
- a CDS encoding deoxyribodipyrimidine photo-lyase, with product MGKKVVLVWFRNDLRLHDNEVLVEAINKSDLIIPVYCFDPRYFKTNKYEQKNTGILRASFLLESVSYLKEKLQGMQSDLMTFVGYPEEILPQLCAKYEVDEVYHHREVAYRETMVSELVEAALWDNKINLKHFIGHTLYHKEDLPFPIKDIPNKFNIFRKKIERESMVRKPLPAPSAIASPQHLEATELPSLSSLGFTAEEIQALEGRSFEGGEEKAIEKLAQLLDPNFTDCRNFTYISPYISVGALSPMFVYDEMIRSNLSQNKKRYERLLTALLWRDYFRFMLKKYPNIYFKPNGFQEDKNFSKELDSDAIRKWMNGTTGEELIDDTMAQLLQSGNLTYLNRRLLASYYIQEISNNWLLGASFFEEHLLDYNPASNYGYWSHVAGVGTSDKENGASSWQELAKKLETQKA
- a CDS encoding 2-oxoglutarate dehydrogenase E1 component; this translates as MDKLTYLSNADSSYIDGLYQAYKADPNAVDFGWQKFFEGFEFGQGSEGVSGSVDVENVSEHALKEIDVLNMIHGYRDRGHLFTHTNPVRERRKYYPGKELETFGLSEADMDTVFNAGVEVGLGPAKLRDIRQLIEDTYCRSIGAEFKYIRNPEKIKWLQDRMEADRNKPNYDKETKERILKKLNRAVVFENFLGTKFLGQKRFSLEGAEALIPALDSVLEKGGNLGIQEFMIGMAHRGRLNVLANIMGKPYKTILSEFEGKMYAEEDPELQFGGDVKYHLGYSSDITTDSGKQIHLSLAPNPSHLETVDPIVEGIVRSKIDMKYDGDASKIAPILIHGDAAIAGQGVVYEVTQMSKLEGYRTGGTIHIVINNQVGFTTNYKDARSGTYCTDVAKITSSPVFHVNGDDAEAVVYAINLAVEYRQKYKTDVFIDLLCYRRYGHNEADEPKFTQPLLYKAIEKHANPKEVYAKKLQEEGTIDAAYAKAVEKEFKDYLQSQLDESKQTDSLEDEVPMFGGAWKGLRQAKKTDIFSEAVTKVSEKEFLTLATEITTLPKDKKFFRKISKLFEDRAAMIKNDSYDWAMGELMAYATLLNEGKRVRISGQDVQRGTFSHRHAVLTLEDSEEKYIPLAQVNGGERFNIYNSLLSEYAVLGFEYGYALANPSALTIWEAQFGDFYNGAQIIVDQYLSSAETKWKRSNGLVMMLPHGMEGQGPEHSSGRIERFLELCANDNLIIANCTTPANYFHLLRRQLVRDFRKPLVVFTPKSLLRHPKVVSKLADFTKVNFQEVIDDSYVKAASVKRVLFCSGKIYYDLLEKQQADKRTDVAIVRIEQLYPSPIEQLKAIHKKYNKAKEFIWVQEENENMGAWPYYCRTLRKTDIEFTDYIARTASGSPATGYMKKHVAQQEAIVNKSFE